The Vibrio gallaecicus genome contains a region encoding:
- the sdhA gene encoding succinate dehydrogenase flavoprotein subunit produces the protein MTIPVREFDAVVIGAGGAGMRAALQISEQGLSCALLSKVFPTRSHTVSAQGGITVALGNAHEDHWEQHMYDTVKGSDYIGDQDAIEYMCKNGPESVIELEKMGLPFSRFDNGTIYQRPFGGQSKNFGGEQAARTAAAADRTGHALLHTLYQQNIKHKTTVFSEWYALDLVKNEDGAILGTTALCMETGEVCYFKAKATILATGGAGRIYASTTNAHINTGDGVGMAIRAGVPMQDIEMWQFHPTGIAGAGVLVTEGCRGEGGYLLNKDGERFMERYAPNAKDLAGRDVVARSMMIEIREGRGCDGPWGPHIKLKLDHLGKETLESRLPGVCELSRTFAHVDPVKEPIPVIPTCHYMMGGVPTQVSGQAIKQDPAGADVEIQGLFACGEIASVSVHGANRLGGNSLLDLVVFGRATGLHLGETLKKQEEAKPATEADIERSLERYNRWENSTGGEDPAQIRKDLQQCMQNNFSVFREGDAMAKGLEELKVIRERLKNAHLSDKSTEFNTQRIECLELENLMETAFATAVAANFRTESRGAHARFDFPDRDDAQWLCHSIYNPETEEMSKRNVNMEPVHREAFPPKARTY, from the coding sequence GTGACTATTCCTGTTCGTGAGTTTGATGCCGTTGTAATTGGCGCTGGTGGTGCTGGCATGCGTGCTGCGCTACAAATTTCAGAGCAAGGCCTATCTTGTGCATTGCTTTCAAAAGTTTTCCCAACTCGTTCCCATACCGTTTCTGCACAAGGTGGCATTACAGTTGCTCTTGGTAATGCGCACGAGGATCACTGGGAACAACACATGTACGATACTGTAAAAGGTTCTGATTATATTGGTGACCAAGATGCAATCGAATACATGTGTAAGAATGGTCCTGAATCAGTAATTGAATTAGAGAAAATGGGTCTTCCTTTTTCTCGTTTTGATAACGGTACTATTTACCAACGCCCATTTGGTGGCCAATCTAAAAACTTCGGTGGTGAGCAAGCTGCTCGTACCGCCGCTGCTGCTGACCGTACTGGTCACGCGCTTTTGCATACTCTTTACCAGCAAAATATTAAGCATAAAACTACGGTTTTTTCTGAGTGGTATGCTCTTGATCTTGTTAAAAACGAAGATGGCGCAATTTTAGGTACAACTGCACTTTGCATGGAAACTGGTGAAGTATGTTACTTCAAAGCTAAAGCGACAATTTTAGCGACTGGTGGTGCTGGTCGTATTTACGCTTCTACAACGAATGCTCACATTAACACTGGTGACGGTGTTGGTATGGCGATTCGTGCTGGTGTTCCAATGCAAGATATCGAAATGTGGCAGTTCCACCCAACAGGTATCGCTGGAGCTGGTGTTCTAGTAACGGAAGGCTGTCGTGGTGAAGGTGGTTATCTACTTAACAAAGACGGTGAACGTTTCATGGAGCGTTATGCTCCTAATGCGAAAGATTTAGCAGGTCGTGATGTTGTTGCTCGTTCAATGATGATCGAGATCCGTGAAGGTCGTGGCTGCGATGGTCCATGGGGTCCACATATCAAACTTAAATTGGATCACCTTGGTAAAGAGACTCTTGAATCTCGCTTACCTGGTGTATGTGAGCTGTCACGTACATTTGCACACGTTGATCCAGTAAAAGAACCAATTCCAGTAATTCCTACTTGTCACTACATGATGGGTGGTGTACCAACTCAAGTTTCAGGTCAAGCTATTAAGCAAGATCCTGCTGGCGCTGATGTTGAAATTCAAGGTCTATTCGCTTGTGGTGAAATCGCCTCTGTATCTGTGCATGGTGCTAACCGTTTAGGTGGTAACTCGTTACTTGATTTAGTGGTATTTGGCCGTGCAACAGGTCTACATCTTGGTGAGACGCTGAAGAAACAAGAAGAAGCGAAACCAGCTACGGAAGCAGACATTGAACGTTCATTAGAGCGTTACAACCGTTGGGAAAACAGTACTGGTGGTGAAGACCCTGCTCAAATTCGTAAAGATTTACAGCAATGTATGCAGAATAACTTCTCGGTATTCCGTGAAGGTGATGCTATGGCTAAAGGTTTAGAAGAGCTTAAAGTTATTCGTGAGCGCCTAAAAAATGCTCATCTATCTGATAAATCTACTGAGTTTAATACGCAGCGTATTGAGTGTTTAGAGCTTGAAAACTTGATGGAAACTGCTTTTGCAACAGCTGTTGCAGCAAATTTCCGTACAGAAAGCCGTGGCGCACATGCTCGTTTTGACTTCCCAGACCGTGACGATGCACAGTGGTTATGCCACTCAATTTACAACCCTGAGACTGAAGAAATGTCGAAGAGAAATGTAAATATGGAACCTGTACATCGTGAAGCATTCCCGCCAAAAGCGCGTACGTACTAA
- the sdhD gene encoding succinate dehydrogenase, hydrophobic membrane anchor protein: MVNNISTFGRNGVHDYLLIRATAIIMTLYTVYLVSFCAFSGDISYVSWTQFFGGTFTKVFTMLALTSVLIHAWIGLWQVLTDYIKCAMLRGGLQLGVVAVLIGYFFSGLFILWGA, encoded by the coding sequence ATGGTAAATAATATATCCACTTTTGGTCGTAATGGTGTTCATGATTATTTATTAATTCGTGCAACCGCAATTATTATGACGCTTTACACAGTCTACCTTGTTAGCTTCTGTGCTTTCTCGGGAGATATCTCTTACGTATCTTGGACGCAATTCTTTGGTGGTACCTTCACTAAAGTCTTCACTATGCTAGCACTGACTTCAGTGTTAATTCACGCTTGGATTGGCTTATGGCAAGTCCTGACTGACTACATCAAATGTGCAATGTTGCGTGGTGGTCTTCAATTAGGTGTTGTTGCTGTTCTTATTGGATATTTCTTCTCTGGTCTGTTTATTTTGTGGGGTGCGTAA
- the sdhC gene encoding succinate dehydrogenase cytochrome b556 subunit, whose amino-acid sequence MSKPVKERKTRPVNLDLQTIHFPITAIASILHRVSGVITFVAIGILLWLLSISLSSPVGFMEASDIVDGFFVKFILWGILTALAYHIAGGIRHLLMDLGHFEELESGAKSAQVAFAATAVLSLLAGVLVW is encoded by the coding sequence GTGAGCAAGCCCGTGAAAGAAAGAAAGACAAGACCTGTTAATTTAGATTTACAGACCATCCACTTTCCTATCACTGCAATTGCATCCATCCTACACCGTGTGTCTGGGGTGATTACATTTGTTGCGATCGGAATTCTGCTTTGGTTACTATCCATTTCCCTCTCCTCCCCTGTAGGCTTCATGGAAGCAAGCGACATTGTCGACGGCTTTTTTGTTAAGTTTATTTTGTGGGGCATTTTAACCGCTTTGGCTTATCACATTGCTGGTGGCATTCGTCACTTATTAATGGATCTAGGTCATTTTGAAGAGCTGGAATCTGGTGCTAAAAGCGCTCAGGTTGCATTCGCAGCTACAGCGGTATTGTCTCTACTTGCGGGGGTTTTAGTATGGTAA
- a CDS encoding citrate synthase, producing the protein MADKKATLHIEGQAPIELPISEGVLGTPVIDVRTLGSNGFFTFDPGFLATASCESQITYIDGGKGILLHRGYPIDQLANNADYLEVCYILLYGEAPSRAQYEEFKTTVTRHTMVHEQIASFFHGFRRDAHPMAVMCGVVGALAAFYHDSLDINNDTHREIAAYRLISKMPTLAAMCYKYSIGQPFIYPRNDLSYAENFLHMMYANPCEEYEVNPVVARAMDKIFTLHADHEQNASTSTVRLAGSSGANPFACIAAGIASLWGPAHGGANEACLMMLEEIGSVENIDEYVAKAKDKDDPFRLMGFGHRVYKNYDPRATVMREACHEVLKELNIKDPLLDVAMELERIALSDEYFVSKKLYPNVDFYSGIILKAIGIPVSMFTVIFAMSRTIGWIAHWNEMHSDPTNRIGRPRQLYTGKEKREFQPLHERE; encoded by the coding sequence ATGGCGGATAAGAAAGCTACCCTTCATATTGAAGGTCAAGCGCCAATCGAATTGCCGATTTCAGAAGGTGTACTTGGTACGCCAGTTATCGACGTTCGTACACTAGGTTCTAATGGTTTTTTCACTTTTGATCCTGGTTTTCTTGCCACTGCATCTTGTGAATCGCAAATCACTTACATTGACGGTGGGAAAGGTATCCTTTTACACCGTGGTTATCCAATTGATCAACTGGCCAATAACGCTGATTACCTAGAAGTTTGTTATATTCTTCTTTACGGCGAAGCTCCATCTCGTGCTCAATACGAAGAATTTAAGACAACTGTGACACGTCACACCATGGTACATGAGCAAATTGCTAGCTTCTTCCATGGTTTCAGACGTGATGCTCACCCGATGGCAGTAATGTGTGGTGTTGTAGGCGCTCTCGCAGCGTTTTACCATGACTCACTCGATATCAACAACGACACACACCGTGAAATTGCTGCTTATCGTCTTATTTCAAAAATGCCGACACTGGCGGCAATGTGTTACAAATATTCGATTGGTCAACCATTCATCTACCCACGTAACGACCTAAGCTACGCTGAAAACTTCCTACACATGATGTATGCAAATCCATGTGAAGAGTATGAAGTAAACCCAGTTGTAGCTCGTGCGATGGATAAAATCTTTACTCTACACGCAGATCACGAACAAAACGCTTCTACTTCAACTGTTCGTTTAGCCGGTTCTTCAGGTGCAAACCCATTCGCTTGTATTGCAGCAGGTATTGCTTCTCTTTGGGGACCAGCACACGGTGGCGCAAACGAAGCTTGTTTGATGATGCTTGAAGAAATTGGCAGTGTAGAAAACATTGACGAATACGTTGCTAAAGCAAAAGACAAAGATGATCCATTCCGTCTTATGGGCTTTGGACACCGTGTTTACAAAAACTATGACCCACGTGCAACTGTAATGCGCGAAGCTTGTCATGAAGTATTGAAAGAGCTAAACATCAAAGATCCACTATTAGATGTAGCAATGGAACTTGAACGTATTGCGCTTTCAGATGAATACTTTGTTTCTAAGAAGCTATACCCGAACGTAGATTTCTATTCAGGTATTATTCTTAAAGCTATTGGCATTCCAGTATCTATGTTTACCGTAATCTTTGCGATGTCTCGTACTATCGGTTGGATTGCACACTGGAATGAAATGCATAGTGACCCAACAAACCGTATTGGCCGACCTCGTCAGCTATATACAGGTAAAGAAAAGCGTGAATTCCAGCCTCTTCATGAACGCGAATAG
- a CDS encoding Nif3-like dinuclear metal center hexameric protein, producing MNNLQLERILNEKLQPQQIKDYCPNGLQVEGVQQVKKIVTGVTASQALIDKAVELNADALLVHHGFFWKGEPESIRGMKGKRIRTLIKNDINLLGYHLPLDIHPELGNNAKLAELLDIEVEGGLEGHPQSVAMFGKLKEPMTGAEFSEKINQVLNRHPLHISPENEHKLITTVGWCTGGGQDYIELAVANGLDAFISGEISERTTYSAREQDIHYFSAGHHATERYGVKALGEWLTQEHDLDVVFIDIDNPV from the coding sequence ATGAATAACTTACAATTAGAAAGAATTCTTAACGAAAAGCTACAGCCTCAACAAATTAAGGATTACTGCCCAAATGGCTTGCAAGTCGAAGGTGTACAGCAAGTTAAGAAGATTGTAACAGGAGTTACAGCTTCACAAGCGTTGATTGATAAAGCGGTTGAACTGAATGCTGACGCATTGCTTGTTCATCACGGTTTTTTTTGGAAAGGTGAACCGGAATCGATCCGTGGAATGAAAGGGAAGCGAATTCGCACTCTGATTAAAAACGATATTAATTTGCTAGGTTACCACTTACCACTTGATATCCACCCAGAGCTAGGTAATAACGCAAAATTAGCTGAATTGTTAGATATTGAAGTTGAAGGCGGGCTAGAAGGGCATCCACAATCGGTCGCTATGTTTGGTAAGCTAAAAGAGCCAATGACCGGGGCTGAATTCTCGGAAAAAATTAACCAAGTCCTTAACCGTCATCCGCTCCATATTTCGCCAGAAAATGAGCATAAACTGATTACAACTGTTGGCTGGTGTACTGGTGGCGGGCAAGACTATATTGAGCTTGCAGTCGCTAACGGTTTAGATGCGTTTATCTCTGGAGAAATCTCAGAACGAACGACTTACTCTGCTCGTGAGCAAGATATTCATTACTTCTCTGCAGGGCATCATGCAACTGAAAGATATGGTGTAAAAGCATTAGGTGAATGGTTAACTCAAGAGCATGATTTAGACGTTGTGTTCATTGATATCGATAATCCGGTATAA
- a CDS encoding DUF1853 family protein, with product MTPIQRFYQWVIDSPPLLELNPPISDLSVFSSSQRLDDTHIYQGNPRLGFLYQHLCEQVIIASPNHSIKHDEIQINVDGRTLGAIDFIVENQQSNLLEHWEVAIKFYLLHEDIWFGPNSHDQLDKKLERMLNHQLAMSSSSAFVEQYPELKTNSEHLLMQGRLYINPFLEQSIPTECLGYKINPSQVNGFWCYKSQVHLVEEALYPINKDQWAAGIDNFDGEPIKEFGDRFIHAQTNTGQFWFVMPESWPRN from the coding sequence ATGACACCAATACAGCGTTTTTATCAATGGGTCATTGATTCCCCACCCTTGCTAGAACTTAACCCTCCTATATCCGATCTTAGTGTCTTTTCGAGCAGTCAAAGACTGGATGACACACATATCTACCAAGGGAACCCTCGTCTTGGTTTTTTGTATCAACACCTTTGTGAACAAGTAATTATCGCATCTCCAAATCACTCGATTAAACATGACGAGATACAAATTAATGTAGATGGCAGAACATTGGGAGCTATTGACTTTATAGTCGAAAACCAGCAATCGAACTTACTGGAACACTGGGAAGTTGCCATTAAATTCTATTTACTCCATGAAGATATTTGGTTTGGGCCAAACTCTCATGACCAACTTGATAAAAAACTCGAAAGAATGCTCAACCACCAATTGGCGATGTCTTCATCTAGTGCCTTTGTTGAACAATATCCTGAGCTAAAAACCAACTCCGAACATTTGTTAATGCAAGGTCGTTTATACATAAACCCATTCTTAGAACAGAGTATTCCAACAGAGTGTTTAGGCTATAAGATAAACCCAAGCCAAGTTAATGGGTTTTGGTGTTATAAAAGCCAAGTGCATTTAGTTGAAGAAGCTCTCTACCCCATAAATAAAGATCAATGGGCTGCTGGTATTGACAATTTTGACGGAGAACCTATCAAAGAGTTTGGTGATCGTTTCATCCATGCTCAAACGAATACAGGACAATTCTGGTTTGTTATGCCTGAAAGTTGGCCCCGCAATTAA
- the pgm gene encoding phosphoglucomutase (alpha-D-glucose-1,6-bisphosphate-dependent) produces MAMHPRAGQKAQQEDLHNIPALVANYFLQQPDATNPDHRVLFGTSGHRGTADKSTFNENHILAIAQAVAEVRAEQGTTGPLFLGKDTHALSEPAFSTVIEVLVANGVEVIIQENNGFTPTPGVSHAILTHNLVNTKKADGIVITPSHNPPQDGGIKYNPTHGGPAEAALTQAIENRANVIIAEEMQGVKRTPITQAKQSELVKEVDLVAPYVADLVNVVDMEAIQKAKIKIGVDPLGGSGIDYWRQIGKAYNLDLTLVSEAVDPSFQFMSLDKDGVVRMDCSSPYAMAGLLALKDEYALAFGNDPDYDRHGIVTPKGLMNPNHFLAVCIDYLYRNREGWGKDVAVGKTLVSSALIDRVVADLGRELCEVPVGFKWFVDGLYNGQFGFGGEESAGASFLRKDGTPWSTDKDGLILCLLAAEITAVTGKNPQEYYEELAAKHGESKYNRIQAVANGAQKDVLKKLSPEMVSAETLAGDAITARLTHAPGNGAAIGGLKVTTENGWFAARPSGTEDIYKIYCESFKGEEHLKAIEEEAQEIVNQVFAAAGL; encoded by the coding sequence ATGGCTATGCACCCTCGTGCTGGGCAAAAAGCTCAGCAGGAAGATCTTCATAATATACCGGCTTTAGTAGCGAACTATTTTTTACAGCAACCGGATGCGACTAACCCAGATCATAGAGTACTCTTTGGTACTTCAGGTCACCGTGGTACAGCAGACAAATCAACATTTAATGAAAACCATATTCTTGCAATCGCACAAGCTGTTGCAGAAGTTAGAGCAGAGCAGGGCACAACTGGTCCACTTTTCTTAGGTAAAGATACACACGCCCTTTCAGAGCCTGCGTTTTCTACAGTAATTGAAGTGTTAGTGGCGAATGGTGTTGAAGTTATAATTCAAGAAAATAACGGCTTTACCCCAACTCCAGGTGTGTCACATGCAATTCTTACGCATAATTTAGTTAATACTAAAAAAGCAGATGGTATTGTTATTACACCATCTCATAATCCACCTCAAGATGGTGGCATTAAATATAACCCAACACACGGTGGTCCTGCTGAAGCTGCGCTTACTCAAGCAATTGAAAACCGTGCAAATGTTATTATTGCTGAAGAGATGCAAGGTGTTAAACGCACTCCTATTACACAAGCTAAGCAATCAGAATTAGTTAAAGAAGTTGACTTAGTTGCCCCATACGTTGCTGATCTTGTAAACGTAGTGGATATGGAAGCTATTCAGAAAGCGAAAATTAAGATTGGTGTTGATCCACTTGGCGGCAGCGGCATTGATTACTGGCGTCAGATTGGTAAGGCATATAACTTAGATTTAACTTTAGTCAGTGAAGCGGTAGATCCTTCATTCCAATTTATGTCTTTAGATAAAGATGGTGTTGTTCGTATGGACTGTTCATCACCTTATGCAATGGCTGGTTTGTTAGCGCTGAAAGATGAGTATGCTTTGGCATTTGGTAATGATCCTGATTACGACCGTCACGGCATTGTTACACCAAAAGGCTTGATGAACCCTAACCACTTCTTAGCGGTTTGTATTGATTACCTATACCGCAACCGTGAAGGTTGGGGTAAAGACGTTGCTGTGGGTAAAACACTAGTGTCAAGTGCTCTAATCGATCGTGTAGTCGCAGACCTTGGGCGCGAATTGTGTGAAGTGCCAGTTGGTTTCAAATGGTTTGTTGATGGCTTGTATAACGGTCAATTTGGTTTTGGCGGTGAAGAAAGTGCAGGTGCATCTTTCCTACGTAAAGACGGTACACCTTGGTCTACAGATAAAGATGGTCTAATTCTTTGTCTACTTGCTGCTGAAATCACAGCGGTAACCGGTAAGAATCCACAAGAATACTACGAAGAGCTTGCTGCTAAACACGGTGAATCTAAGTACAACCGTATCCAAGCGGTTGCTAATGGTGCGCAAAAAGACGTACTTAAGAAGCTCTCTCCAGAGATGGTTTCAGCTGAGACGCTTGCTGGTGATGCAATCACTGCTCGCTTAACGCATGCTCCAGGTAATGGTGCTGCGATTGGTGGGCTTAAAGTGACGACAGAGAATGGTTGGTTTGCTGCTCGTCCATCAGGTACAGAAGACATCTACAAGATCTACTGTGAAAGCTTTAAGGGTGAAGAACACCTAAAAGCAATCGAAGAAGAAGCTCAAGAGATCGTTAATCAAGTATTCGCTGCAGCTGGCCTATAG
- the seqA gene encoding replication initiation negative regulator SeqA, translating to MKTIEVDEDLYRYIAGQTEHIGESASDILRRLLKIDSQGELNPVEEVVEPKGIIVSKDAGFTPAKLDGVKEMRSLLISDEFASLKKAIDRFMLVLSTLYKIDPSSFSEASQVKGRKRVYFAENEETLLANGNTTKPKAIPCSNFWVITNNNTSRKRQMVDQLMSRMNFQAELIEKVTGSI from the coding sequence ATGAAAACAATTGAGGTTGATGAGGACCTATACCGTTATATTGCGGGTCAGACAGAACATATTGGCGAAAGCGCTTCAGATATTCTGCGTCGCTTATTGAAAATTGATAGCCAAGGTGAACTTAATCCTGTTGAGGAAGTAGTTGAGCCTAAAGGAATTATTGTTAGCAAAGACGCTGGTTTTACACCGGCGAAGCTAGATGGCGTAAAAGAAATGCGCTCGCTTTTGATTTCAGATGAATTTGCGTCTCTTAAAAAAGCGATTGATCGATTTATGTTGGTTTTATCAACTTTATACAAAATCGACCCGAGTAGCTTTTCTGAAGCATCTCAAGTGAAAGGTCGAAAGCGTGTATATTTTGCTGAAAATGAAGAAACACTTTTAGCAAACGGAAACACGACGAAACCTAAAGCTATCCCATGCAGTAATTTTTGGGTGATCACCAACAATAATACAAGTCGTAAGAGACAAATGGTTGATCAGCTAATGAGTCGTATGAATTTCCAAGCGGAATTGATAGAAAAAGTAACAGGTTCAATTTAA
- a CDS encoding alpha/beta fold hydrolase, translating to MSAQLNYKIEGEGHTIVLIHGLFGNLDNLGLLARDLRNDHQVLSIDLRNHGQSFHSDQHNYLEMARDVVNLLNTLELTDVTIIGHSMGGKVAMALTQLTTIRQLVVLDMAPVAYQQRRHDNVFAGLQAVIEAKPVSRSEALTVLAKHIEIDGVRQFLTKSLFKSEQGIMEWRFNVASLLSNYSQIIGWEPIDKTSVKTLLIKGGDSDYLTTEHQAAVQQQFSNAKAHVIANTGHWLHAEKPAEVLRAIRKFIV from the coding sequence ATGTCAGCACAGCTCAACTATAAAATTGAAGGTGAAGGTCACACCATTGTTTTGATCCACGGTTTATTCGGTAATTTAGACAACCTTGGGCTTCTTGCTAGGGATCTAAGAAATGATCACCAAGTGCTGAGTATTGATCTAAGAAACCATGGACAATCTTTCCATAGTGACCAACATAATTACCTTGAAATGGCACGTGACGTCGTCAATTTACTCAACACACTCGAGCTGACTGACGTGACGATTATCGGGCACTCTATGGGTGGAAAAGTCGCCATGGCTTTGACCCAACTAACAACAATTAGACAATTAGTGGTGTTAGACATGGCTCCCGTTGCCTACCAACAGCGCCGACACGACAACGTCTTTGCCGGCCTTCAAGCTGTGATCGAAGCAAAGCCCGTATCTCGCTCTGAAGCACTAACAGTGCTCGCTAAACATATCGAAATCGACGGAGTTCGCCAATTCTTAACTAAATCGTTATTCAAATCAGAGCAAGGTATCATGGAATGGCGCTTTAACGTGGCGTCATTACTCTCCAATTACTCACAGATCATTGGTTGGGAACCGATAGATAAAACATCGGTCAAAACCTTGCTCATAAAAGGTGGGGATTCTGATTACCTAACAACTGAGCACCAAGCCGCAGTTCAACAACAATTTTCTAACGCAAAAGCCCATGTAATCGCAAATACCGGTCATTGGCTCCACGCTGAAAAGCCAGCAGAAGTTCTTCGTGCAATTAGAAAGTTTATTGTTTGA
- a CDS encoding DUF2788 domain-containing protein, whose translation MLYDYINVIESIGLDLLFAGIFFLIGMAIKDVLKQGNVPVFGRRIVWLVLFLGCAGFIAKGLIQLSWEGTGIG comes from the coding sequence ATGCTTTACGACTACATAAACGTCATTGAATCTATTGGGTTAGACCTTTTATTCGCCGGGATCTTTTTCTTGATCGGTATGGCGATTAAAGACGTTCTAAAGCAAGGCAATGTTCCCGTTTTTGGGCGTCGAATCGTATGGTTAGTGCTCTTTCTAGGATGTGCCGGATTTATAGCCAAAGGGTTAATCCAGCTCAGTTGGGAAGGGACAGGGATCGGTTGA
- the fldA gene encoding flavodoxin FldA: protein MASVGLFFGSDTGNTEAVAKMIQKQLGKQLVQVQDIAKSSKEDIDNFDLLLLGIPTWYYGEAQCDWDDFFPELEAIDFSTKLVAIFGCGDQEDYAEYFCDAMGTIRDIVEAKGGTILGYTSTEGYEFEASKGLVEGDDSQFVGLCIDEDRQPELTDERVSNWVKQIHEEMCLAELED, encoded by the coding sequence ATGGCAAGTGTAGGTCTCTTCTTTGGTAGCGATACAGGTAACACTGAAGCTGTTGCTAAGATGATTCAAAAGCAGTTGGGCAAACAGCTCGTTCAAGTTCAAGACATTGCTAAAAGCAGCAAAGAAGATATTGATAATTTCGATCTGCTACTGTTAGGTATCCCAACGTGGTACTACGGCGAAGCACAATGTGATTGGGATGACTTTTTCCCTGAACTTGAAGCTATTGATTTCTCAACTAAGCTTGTTGCTATTTTTGGTTGTGGTGACCAAGAAGATTACGCTGAGTACTTCTGTGATGCGATGGGCACTATCCGTGATATCGTTGAAGCAAAAGGCGGAACTATCCTAGGTTATACTTCAACTGAAGGTTATGAGTTTGAAGCATCAAAAGGTTTAGTTGAAGGCGATGACAGCCAGTTTGTAGGTCTTTGTATTGATGAAGATCGTCAACCAGAACTTACTGACGAGCGTGTATCTAACTGGGTTAAACAAATCCATGAAGAGATGTGCTTAGCAGAACTCGAAGACTAA
- a CDS encoding DUF4442 domain-containing protein, whose protein sequence is MNKRLAKIYKPSIVTFALNIWPPFWGAGIKILNISDDFRVVNMRLKLRWWNKNANRTQYGGSIFSLTDPVYSLMLMGILGEQYYVWDKEASINFIKPGQSDLYADFEVTQGQLEEIYSKTTSGDKCFPEFIIYIKDKDGNVVSEVQRKLYVRKKPQFREQDADTAVEV, encoded by the coding sequence ATGAACAAGCGATTAGCGAAGATATATAAACCCAGTATAGTTACTTTTGCCCTGAATATCTGGCCACCTTTTTGGGGGGCTGGTATAAAAATCTTAAATATCAGCGACGACTTTAGAGTTGTGAACATGCGTTTAAAATTACGCTGGTGGAATAAGAATGCTAACCGGACCCAATATGGGGGGAGTATTTTTTCACTGACCGATCCGGTTTACTCACTCATGTTGATGGGGATTCTTGGTGAGCAGTACTACGTCTGGGATAAGGAAGCGAGTATCAACTTTATCAAACCTGGACAATCAGATTTATATGCAGACTTTGAGGTAACCCAAGGTCAACTCGAAGAAATTTACAGTAAAACGACTTCAGGTGATAAATGCTTTCCTGAGTTTATCATCTATATAAAAGATAAAGATGGGAATGTTGTATCTGAGGTGCAGAGAAAGCTGTACGTAAGAAAGAAACCTCAGTTTAGAGAGCAAGATGCAGATACAGCTGTAGAAGTTTAA
- the fcrX gene encoding ferric iron uptake transcriptional regulator FcrX codes for MSDNNQALKDAGLKVTLPRLKILEVLQQPDCQHISAEDLYKKLIDLGEEIGLATVYRVLNQFDDAGIVTRHHFEGGKSVFELSTQHHHDHLVCLDCGAVIEFSDDLIEERQKEIAERYNVHLTNHSLYLYGKSLGGDCKGNPDAHKPKK; via the coding sequence ATGTCAGACAATAATCAAGCGCTAAAGGATGCAGGACTTAAGGTCACTCTTCCAAGGCTAAAAATTCTAGAAGTATTACAACAACCAGATTGCCAACATATTAGTGCTGAAGATTTGTATAAAAAGCTGATCGATTTAGGGGAAGAAATCGGTCTAGCGACAGTATATCGTGTCTTAAACCAATTCGATGACGCTGGTATTGTTACCCGTCACCATTTTGAGGGCGGTAAGTCTGTATTTGAACTATCGACTCAGCATCACCATGATCACCTTGTGTGCCTAGACTGTGGCGCTGTAATTGAGTTTTCAGATGATCTTATCGAAGAGCGTCAAAAAGAAATTGCTGAGCGCTACAATGTTCACCTAACGAATCATAGCTTGTACCTTTACGGCAAAAGCTTAGGTGGTGACTGTAAAGGCAACCCAGACGCACACAAACCAAAAAAATAA